GGAACATCAGGTTCAGTTTCGTTTATGTTTGATCACAAAGGGGTATTAGTTATCGACAGAGAAAATTATCCGGATGTAGAAGAGGATGAAATCATGATGGTTGCATTAGAGGCTGGTGCTGACGATGTAGATGTTGATGATGGCTTTTTTGAAATAACAGCTGAGCAAGGTTCATTTGGAGAAGTAAGAGATGCTTTAAAGGCAGAAGGATATTCTTTTGAAAAAGCTGAAATCGCTTATTTACCTCAAAATTACCAAGAGCTACCAGAAGAGCATCACAAAAACATGTTGAAATTGATTGATATGATGGAAGATAATGATGATATTCAGGAAATTTATCACAACTGGGATATGCCTGATGATTTAGAGTAGCAAATGACGATTATTTTTTAGACTTTTGATAAAAATATTCGTAAACCCCTTGCTTTAATATCAATCTATATAGTATACTATATAGGTATTTCTATCGAACGGAGTGGATGTAGATGACAAAGCGTATAGCAATTTTAGGGGGCCCACGTTGTGGGAAAACAACATTAATTCAGCAACTTTATGTTGACATGAAAATTGAAGGTGAAAATGTTGGTTTTGCCTTAGAATATTCAACTGATTATTTAAAAGAAAAAGGTATGATTGAAACTATTGCTGAGCAATATGGCATATATTTAGGTCAAAAGAGATTAGAGGAAGAGTTATCTGATTTTGACATTGCTCTTACTGATTATGCAACTTTTGTCCCATATATTTATGGGAGATTTATGCTTGGTGACAAGAAGAGAACGAAAAAGGAAATTGAGATTCTAAAAGATTTGTATATATTAGCTTTAGAAGATATTCCAAAATATGATCATATATTCTTTTTACCAAGAGAGTTTGGTTATGAAAAAGATGGAGTAAGATGGCAGGATGAGGAAATAGCTAAGCAAGTCGATGAAGCTATTCTGGTTTTCCTAAAATCAGAAAATATACCATTTGAAGTTCTATCAGGAAACACGAAAGAGCGTGCACAGCAGGTTCAAGATTATTTGAATGAAGCAAAATAATGATTTTAAGTACACCTATTAGGTGTACTTTTTTTTGCTTTTATGATAAAATAAAGATAATAAATATATTATGTAAACAGGGTGATGATATGGATAAGAAAAAATTGCAATTAGGCGAAACTATTCGTATATACAATTCGAATGAATTGTCTGAAAATTTTCACGAATCACAGCTTGAAGACTTTAATGAATCGCAAGATGAGATATTAGTAACTTGTCCCATTGTGCAGACTGAGTATGTAATGATATCTATAGGAAGAAAGGTTAAAATTGAATATTTAAGAGGTGATAGTGGCATATACATGTTTGATGCTGTTGTTTCTGATCATGTCATGGAAAATAATGTTAAATGCTTGAAGATAAAAAGATTAGGTGAAATAAAAAAAATTCAAATACGAAAGCATTATAGACTTAGGGATGAATGGGAACTTATTAGGCATGATGAACATACTGGAGAAGAGGAGACGGTACTTACAATAAATATAAGCGGTGGGGGTCTTAAATTCTATACAAATCAATTTTATAATATAGAAGATAATGTCAATTTTTCAATGAATGAAGAAAAGTTTGCAATAAAATTAAGGGGCCGAGTTGTTCGCTGCGTTGAAAATAAGACTGAAAAACACAGTGAATATGAGTACATTGTTTGCGCAGAGTTTGTCGACTTAGGTCGTTATGAAAAAGAACACTTGATACATCATATATTTGAAAGACAGAGAATACTGAGAAAGAAAAGAGTAAAAAATGAGCGAGGAGAGGATTATAGTGATTACGCTTACAGGTTTGGAGTACGCAATAAGGGAAGACAATTTAAGTATGCAAAACTTGGCACAAAAGCTAGGCGTATCCCTTAAAACGCAGCTTACCCCATGGGTATTTGGAAAAAAACCAATTCCAGCTAAATATCTTAAAAAATTGAGCGAGGAACTAAAAGTAGATCCTGCATTTTTAGAACAAAAATTCAAAATTTCAATAGAAAAGCAATCGTCAGATTACAAGGTAAATAAAATTTATGAGAATTTAGATATAGTTTTAAAATCAATCAGAAAGTAGGTATATTGATGAAATTAGTTGAAAAGACTTTATCTTCTGAAGAAATTTATCAGGGAGATTATTTGAAATATAGAAAAGATACAGTTTTGCTTCCAAACGGCAAAGAAGCGACTCGGGATATAATAGAACATCCTGGAGCTGTTGCAATAGTTGCCGTTACAAGTGATAATGAATTGATTTTAGTAGAACAATATAGAAAAGCGGTAG
Above is a window of Tissierellales bacterium DNA encoding:
- a CDS encoding YebC/PmpR family DNA-binding transcriptional regulator, which gives rise to MSGHNKWSTIKHKKGKADAQRGKIFTKLARYITVAARDGGGDPEYNNALKNAIEKAKAANMPNDNIDRAVKKGTGDLEGVNYEEITYEGYGPGGVAVLVECLTDNKNRTVADVKHYFSKCGGNLGTSGSVSFMFDHKGVLVIDRENYPDVEEDEIMMVALEAGADDVDVDDGFFEITAEQGSFGEVRDALKAEGYSFEKAEIAYLPQNYQELPEEHHKNMLKLIDMMEDNDDIQEIYHNWDMPDDLE
- a CDS encoding ATP-binding protein, yielding MTKRIAILGGPRCGKTTLIQQLYVDMKIEGENVGFALEYSTDYLKEKGMIETIAEQYGIYLGQKRLEEELSDFDIALTDYATFVPYIYGRFMLGDKKRTKKEIEILKDLYILALEDIPKYDHIFFLPREFGYEKDGVRWQDEEIAKQVDEAILVFLKSENIPFEVLSGNTKERAQQVQDYLNEAK
- a CDS encoding PilZ domain-containing protein, producing the protein MDKKKLQLGETIRIYNSNELSENFHESQLEDFNESQDEILVTCPIVQTEYVMISIGRKVKIEYLRGDSGIYMFDAVVSDHVMENNVKCLKIKRLGEIKKIQIRKHYRLRDEWELIRHDEHTGEEETVLTINISGGGLKFYTNQFYNIEDNVNFSMNEEKFAIKLRGRVVRCVENKTEKHSEYEYIVCAEFVDLGRYEKEHLIHHIFERQRILRKKRVKNERGEDYSDYAYRFGVRNKGRQFKYAKLGTKARRIP